Proteins from a single region of Eremothecium gossypii ATCC 10895 chromosome VI, complete sequence:
- the TAF9 gene encoding chromatin modification protein (Syntenic homolog of Saccharomyces cerevisiae YMR236W (TAF9)), translated as MTDQEDTPRDVRLLHLLLASQSIHAYEDQVPLQLMDFAHRYTRGVLKDAMMYNEYANNGSAPADLTVEDVRLAIGSRTQYQFKPTAPKELLLQLAQERNKKPLPQVMSMWGVRLPPEKYCLTAKEWQLDEELAEDPV; from the coding sequence ATGACGGACCAGGAGGACACGCCGCGCGACGTGCGCCTgctgcacctgctgctcgcgTCGCAGTCGATACACGCGTACGAGGACCAGGTCCCGCTGCAGTTGATGGACTTCGCGCACCGCTACACGCGGGGCGTGCTGAAGGACGCCATGATGTACAACGAGTACGCCAACAACGGCTCCGCGCCCGCAGACCTGACCGTCGAGGACGTCCGCCTGGCGATCGGCTCGCGCACGCAGTACCAGTTTAAGCCCACTGCGCcgaaggagctgctgctgcagcttgCCCAGGAGCGCAACAAGAagccgctgccgcaggTGATGTCTATGTGGGGCGtgcggctgccgccggaGAAGTACTGCCTGACGGCCAAGGAGTGGCAGCTCGACGAGGAGCTGGCCGAGGACCCTGTGTAG